Below is a genomic region from Paraburkholderia sp. BL23I1N1.
CGAGAAAACCGCGCTTGCGTCCCTGGCAGACGATCACGATGCTCGGCTCGTACATCACGGGCAGACGCGGCATCGGAGTATTGGCCCGCATCAGATTGACGCCTTCCACGCTGGAACGCGTGATGCCGGGATTGGGCGCGAGCGAGTCGAACAATTCGAGCAGACGTTGCTGGGCAGGATCGATCGGGGCGCCATTGACCGGGTCGCGATCGATCGATGTGGGTTCAACGGAACGGGTTGACATGACGGTATAGTGACGCGCAAGAGAATAATGCTTGAAATTTAGCACCGAACGACCTACTGCGCTCACCGCCAGGAGTTTTAGGCAAATCTTCAAGACTTTCGGGTATTCCCCGGTTCGCTCCCGGCTTCTACTATGGGAACCCTGCCGGATCAACTTTTTCCGCGCCGCGCCGGGCTCGGTTGTCCGTTCACTTTTTCGGTGAATACGTCGACCACCGCTTGCGCCGTGATCCCGGTTCACAACAGGGTTTAGCCGTATTGGCGACATGCGTCGCCAATCGTCGGCGCCTTGCGACATCACCCTCTTTGCTGGAGCTACCCATGAGCACGACTTATGCCTATGCAGCGACTGACGCTACCGCGCCGCTCGCCCCATTCGAAATCCAGCGCCGCGCGTTACGCGCCCACGATGTCCAGATGGATGTTCTGTTTTGCGGCGTGTGCCATTCCGACTTGCATCAGGCGCGCAATGAATGGAAGAACACGGTGTTTCCGGTGGTGCCGGGTCATGAAATTGTTGGCCGCGTTACGGCGGTCGGCCCGGACGTGACGAAGTACAAGGTAGGCGATCTGGTAGGCGTGGGCTGCCTGGTCGATTCGTGCCGTACGTGTGCCAGTTGCGAAGAGGGTCTCGAGCAGTATTGCGAGAACGGTTTTGTCGGCACGTACAACGGTGTGGACCGGGTTGACGGTCAGAACACTTACGGCGGTTATTCGACGCAACTGGTGGTGGATGAAGAATTCACGCTGCGGGTGCCGGAGAATCTCGACCCGGCGGGTGTGGCGCCTTTGCTGTGCGCGGGTATCACGACGTATTCGCCGCTACGCACGTGGGGTGCTGGTCCTGGCAAGAAGGTCGGGATTGTCGGTCTTGGCGGCCTGGGTCACATGGGCGTGAAATTGGCTCGTGCGATGGGTGCGCATGTCGTGTTGTTCACGACGTCGCCGTCGAAGATTGAAGATGCGAAACGGCTTGGGGCGCATGAGGTTGTCATCTCGAAGAATGCTGAAGAGATGGGAGCGCATGCCAACAGCTTCGATTTCATTTTGAATACCGTTGCTGCGCAGCATGATTTGAATCCGTTTTTGAATCTGCTGAAGCGTGATGGGACGATGACGCTGGTCGGCGCGCCGGAGCACGATCATCCGTCGCCGCAGGTGTTCAATCTGATCTTCAAGCGTCGCCGGCTGGCTGGTTCGTTGATTGGCG
It encodes:
- a CDS encoding NAD(P)-dependent alcohol dehydrogenase; this encodes MSTTYAYAATDATAPLAPFEIQRRALRAHDVQMDVLFCGVCHSDLHQARNEWKNTVFPVVPGHEIVGRVTAVGPDVTKYKVGDLVGVGCLVDSCRTCASCEEGLEQYCENGFVGTYNGVDRVDGQNTYGGYSTQLVVDEEFTLRVPENLDPAGVAPLLCAGITTYSPLRTWGAGPGKKVGIVGLGGLGHMGVKLARAMGAHVVLFTTSPSKIEDAKRLGAHEVVISKNAEEMGAHANSFDFILNTVAAQHDLNPFLNLLKRDGTMTLVGAPEHDHPSPQVFNLIFKRRRLAGSLIGGIAETQEMLDFCGEHGITSDIEVIAMQGINEAFERMLKSDVKYRFVVDLDSMRK